In Desulfomonile tiedjei DSM 6799, a genomic segment contains:
- the asnA gene encoding aspartate--ammonia ligase → MSGKKDDLAGPGIGDYSELEKILPQHYSSLLSPKETQLAIFALKDHIESGLCRELNLIRVTVPLIVDIESGVNDYLDRDGSRTPVGFHISNDHARNPVDAQVVQAATKWKRVALKQFGMQVGEGLLTDMRAVRKDYFLDHDHSAYVDQWDWEKVISAQDRNLAYLKQVVTRIWKVLKGAETLILEMFPQLKTSKYPDLPEELTFIHAEDILDRYPDLPRKQRETAILQDFPAVFIYGIGWTLADGYPHELRAADYDDWVTETFSEDGRPMHGLNGDILVWNPVTKRRHELTSMGIRVNAETLLQQLEITGQLDFLNMPYHQAIVNDELPLSIGGGIGQSRTFMLLLKKAHLGEVSVTVWPKILKEMCAKKNIHVLD, encoded by the coding sequence ATGTCAGGGAAGAAGGATGATTTGGCAGGGCCGGGAATTGGCGACTACAGTGAGTTGGAGAAAATTCTTCCGCAGCATTACTCTTCGTTATTATCGCCGAAAGAGACTCAGCTCGCGATCTTTGCACTCAAGGATCATATCGAATCCGGTCTTTGTAGAGAATTAAATCTGATCAGAGTGACTGTCCCGTTAATTGTGGATATTGAAAGCGGAGTGAACGATTATCTCGATCGAGACGGTTCCAGGACGCCGGTTGGCTTTCACATTTCTAACGATCATGCGAGAAATCCTGTTGATGCTCAGGTGGTTCAGGCTGCTACGAAGTGGAAGCGAGTAGCTCTTAAGCAGTTCGGTATGCAAGTTGGCGAGGGCTTGCTCACTGACATGCGTGCCGTACGAAAAGACTATTTTCTCGATCACGATCACAGCGCTTATGTGGATCAATGGGACTGGGAGAAGGTTATATCTGCGCAGGATCGCAATCTTGCCTATCTGAAGCAGGTGGTAACAAGGATATGGAAGGTGCTGAAGGGTGCCGAAACGCTGATCCTCGAGATGTTTCCACAACTAAAGACATCTAAATATCCTGACCTTCCCGAAGAACTCACTTTCATTCATGCTGAAGACATTTTGGATCGGTATCCCGATCTACCCAGAAAACAGCGAGAAACGGCTATATTACAGGATTTCCCTGCGGTCTTCATCTATGGGATCGGTTGGACGCTTGCTGATGGTTATCCCCACGAACTTCGAGCAGCAGACTACGATGATTGGGTTACGGAAACGTTTTCGGAAGATGGCAGGCCTATGCACGGTTTGAACGGAGATATTCTCGTGTGGAATCCCGTCACAAAGCGGCGTCACGAGCTCACCTCCATGGGAATCCGTGTCAACGCCGAGACGCTCCTGCAGCAACTGGAGATTACGGGCCAGCTCGATTTCCTGAACATGCCATATCATCAGGCAATAGTCAATGACGAGTTGCCTCTGAGCATCGGCGGAGGAATAGGCCAATCGAGGACTTTTATGCTGTTACTCAAGAAGGCGCATTTGGGAGAAGTAAGCGTCACCGTATGGCCCAAGATCCTCAAGGAAATGTGCGCAAAGAAGAACATTCACGTACTGGATTAG
- a CDS encoding sensor histidine kinase, producing the protein MAGRGEMTRLGVVLGAVLLALIPMFMLGFTLYFFIGEAARDKAQEELRVLAEAKRSLLQRFFDDRIINLKSVTDTQSRQGMADSSHSTSVLNLVRLQSKYFVAIEVTDENGNRLAYVGDTPQTAQPANRDGWLKSVISSGTYIGDVFVDADHVPYMFIAVNKREEAGNWIVRATLRADFIDEIIDSARSGPRDDAFVVNTDKILQSGSRFSGQLLGKSTVPDFSSDAGVSVRELSENGETKLYAEASLGSPKWILVIKEDLRDRMGSLLGLRWYIGAILALISVLVLVGAMLASGWFVEHQSPVSAESTSEQDAVIQWSKMAALGKMAAGIAHEINNPLAIIAEKAGWMKDLLEEEELSQSAHFKDLQDCVIKIRDQVERCKIVTHHLLRFGRRIAPIHETVDVNQILIDTVALFESEAYFREIQFKKDYDPLLPRISTDPTQLQQVFLNIIDNALDAVGNSGTIGVKTRKNPDISHEIVIEISDTGPGIPQSVLRHIFEPFFTTKKGGEAKGLGLSVSYSIIERLGGHIRVASEEGSGTTFTITLPLT; encoded by the coding sequence ATGGCCGGCCGAGGTGAGATGACCAGACTCGGAGTTGTGCTTGGAGCAGTGCTTCTAGCGTTAATTCCGATGTTTATGCTGGGCTTCACACTCTATTTCTTCATCGGTGAGGCTGCCAGAGACAAGGCACAGGAAGAGTTGCGTGTCCTGGCAGAGGCGAAACGTAGCCTTCTTCAAAGATTCTTTGATGACCGAATCATCAATCTGAAGAGTGTCACAGATACTCAGTCACGGCAGGGTATGGCAGATTCTTCTCATTCGACCTCTGTTCTCAATCTCGTGAGACTCCAGTCGAAATACTTCGTGGCAATTGAAGTGACGGATGAGAACGGAAATCGACTCGCGTACGTTGGCGACACTCCGCAAACGGCTCAGCCCGCAAATCGGGACGGATGGCTGAAATCCGTGATCTCGTCAGGCACTTATATCGGGGATGTTTTTGTTGATGCTGACCATGTCCCATACATGTTCATTGCGGTGAACAAACGGGAAGAGGCAGGCAACTGGATCGTGCGAGCTACTCTGCGTGCCGACTTCATCGACGAGATCATCGATTCTGCTCGCTCCGGACCTCGGGATGACGCTTTTGTCGTGAATACCGACAAAATACTGCAATCCGGCTCCCGATTTAGTGGACAATTACTGGGAAAATCGACAGTACCTGATTTCTCTTCAGATGCAGGCGTGAGCGTTAGAGAGTTGTCCGAAAATGGAGAGACCAAGCTTTATGCGGAAGCATCACTGGGTTCCCCCAAATGGATCCTCGTAATCAAAGAAGATCTTCGCGACAGAATGGGCAGTCTTCTCGGATTGCGATGGTACATTGGCGCTATCCTTGCGTTGATATCAGTGCTTGTTCTTGTTGGAGCCATGCTCGCGAGCGGCTGGTTTGTCGAACACCAGAGCCCTGTTTCTGCTGAATCGACTTCTGAACAGGACGCCGTAATTCAGTGGAGTAAAATGGCTGCTCTCGGAAAAATGGCCGCGGGAATTGCTCATGAGATTAACAATCCGCTCGCAATAATTGCTGAAAAAGCAGGGTGGATGAAGGACCTTCTTGAGGAAGAGGAACTCTCTCAGAGCGCTCACTTCAAAGATCTCCAGGATTGTGTCATCAAGATACGAGATCAAGTGGAGCGCTGCAAAATTGTCACCCACCATTTGCTTCGTTTTGGACGTCGCATAGCGCCGATCCATGAAACGGTGGACGTCAATCAGATTCTCATAGATACCGTTGCCCTGTTCGAGAGTGAGGCATATTTCAGAGAAATCCAATTTAAGAAGGACTACGATCCTCTCTTGCCGCGGATAAGTACGGACCCGACCCAGCTTCAACAAGTATTTCTTAACATTATTGACAATGCATTGGATGCAGTAGGAAATTCAGGAACTATCGGAGTCAAAACGAGGAAGAATCCGGATATATCCCACGAAATAGTGATAGAAATCTCTGACACGGGACCAGGCATTCCGCAATCTGTGCTTCGCCACATTTTTGAGCCGTTTTTTACCACAAAGAAGGGCGGAGAAGCAAAAGGTCTCGGTCTGTCGGTAAGCTACAGCATCATCGAGAGATTGGGAGGACATATCCGGGTCGCGAGTGAAGAGGGGAGCGGGACGACCTTTACCATAACACTTCCTTTGACCTAG
- a CDS encoding response regulator — protein MSGEIILLVDDEVDFRYTLAERLRYRGFIVCEAGDEKEAFDQIHICMPQLIVLDIVLPGASGYQILKRIKAELPNLPVIVLTGLGTSPGGVELGAFDYLLKPVDLDLLLERIGRAIGKESL, from the coding sequence ATGTCAGGGGAAATAATTCTTCTCGTGGATGACGAAGTCGATTTTCGCTATACGCTTGCAGAACGTTTGCGTTACAGAGGTTTTATTGTATGTGAGGCCGGCGACGAGAAAGAAGCTTTTGACCAGATCCACATCTGCATGCCTCAACTGATTGTACTCGACATTGTTTTGCCCGGTGCGAGCGGGTACCAAATCCTGAAACGCATTAAGGCAGAATTGCCCAATTTACCAGTCATTGTTTTGACAGGTCTCGGTACTTCGCCGGGAGGAGTAGAACTGGGTGCCTTCGACTATCTCCTGAAACCCGTGGACCTCGACTTGCTCTTGGAAAGAATTGGGCGAGCCATCGGAAAAGAGTCTTTGTGA
- a CDS encoding L-dopachrome tautomerase-related protein: MMKFGRKFAGISLILMAAFFAGAGFASELEVVAQLPVAPGNITVTPSNRIILTLHPFYSPKLKVVELAKDGSLIPFPDADWNRHDPKTTFAWDTVLGIQCDKRGIVWVLDSGSEEGSIPKLVAWDTVRDRMYKVIHLTPPAIVLPTVLPDSVFVNDLAVDRTHDAIYISHSAGAEESAIVVVDLETARVRRVLRAHPSVKPEKVQLRINGRSLDYTLPDSGRFNLLVGVNPIALDSKDEWLYFGPMNGKSMYRIRTADLLNSQFADQQLGQKVERFSDKPICDGLSIDNAGNIYISDLQSSTLSVISPNREFKQLVTDPRISWLESFSYGPDGFLYFVSSQLHLSAPLNEGKNQAKPPFYVLRTKPLAPGVIGR, from the coding sequence ATGATGAAATTCGGTCGGAAATTCGCAGGAATTTCCTTGATCCTTATGGCTGCTTTTTTTGCGGGTGCGGGCTTTGCGTCCGAATTAGAGGTCGTTGCTCAATTGCCTGTTGCTCCTGGTAACATAACTGTCACTCCCTCAAATCGGATCATCCTTACGCTTCATCCGTTTTATTCTCCTAAATTGAAGGTGGTTGAACTGGCAAAAGATGGAAGTTTGATCCCCTTTCCTGACGCCGACTGGAATAGACACGATCCAAAGACAACTTTCGCTTGGGATACGGTACTGGGTATCCAATGCGACAAACGGGGTATCGTATGGGTATTGGACAGCGGGAGCGAAGAAGGATCGATTCCAAAGTTAGTGGCTTGGGATACTGTCCGGGATCGGATGTACAAAGTAATTCATCTAACGCCGCCCGCGATTGTTCTGCCGACTGTACTCCCCGATAGCGTATTCGTGAATGATCTGGCTGTGGATCGGACGCATGATGCGATCTATATTTCGCATAGTGCGGGAGCGGAAGAGTCAGCTATTGTTGTCGTTGATTTGGAAACCGCCCGAGTTCGCCGCGTGTTGCGGGCTCACCCAAGTGTTAAGCCTGAAAAGGTCCAGCTAAGGATAAACGGTCGTTCTCTTGATTATACATTGCCCGACTCGGGCCGGTTCAATCTTCTTGTCGGCGTGAATCCGATTGCATTGGATTCAAAGGATGAATGGCTCTATTTCGGTCCTATGAACGGGAAATCAATGTACAGAATCCGTACGGCAGACCTCTTGAATTCTCAGTTCGCAGATCAGCAACTTGGCCAAAAGGTCGAGCGTTTCAGCGATAAACCGATCTGTGACGGTCTTTCGATAGACAATGCCGGTAATATTTATATCAGCGATCTACAGTCTAGTACACTGAGCGTGATCTCCCCCAATCGGGAGTTTAAACAACTCGTGACCGATCCTCGGATCTCCTGGCTTGAATCCTTTAGCTATGGTCCCGATGGATTTCTCTACTTTGTTTCGAGCCAGCTCCATTTATCCGCCCCGCTAAATGAAGGGAAGAATCAAGCCAAACCTCCGTTTTACGTGCTCCGTACGAAACCTCTTGCACCAGGTGTAATAGGACGCTGA
- a CDS encoding sugar phosphate isomerase/epimerase family protein produces the protein MIALEGNPNKAKKKGLCMKFAFSSNAFLRFNLLESIKIIADTGYQGIEIMADVPHAYPDQLTEQNIREIRTTLQDNGLEISNVNAFMHHADGDTYHPSWIENEPKLREKRVNYTLRCIELAAKLGARNISTEPGGPLEDMTREKALDLFRRGLSAVEKKAADNGIRILIEPEPGLLIETSSQFLEFLADLNPEVFGLNFDVGHFYCVGEDPSFLIKSMAHVAHHFHLEDIAPSRVHHHLMLGEGAIDIHNVLKSLDDIDYNGFVTVELYTYEHAADAAAREAFRYLQEWRQHNQIH, from the coding sequence GTGATTGCGCTTGAAGGAAACCCGAACAAGGCAAAGAAGAAAGGTCTCTGTATGAAATTTGCATTCAGTTCAAATGCTTTTCTGCGATTCAACTTATTGGAATCTATCAAAATCATAGCAGACACCGGCTATCAGGGAATCGAGATCATGGCGGACGTTCCCCATGCGTACCCGGACCAGCTCACGGAACAGAACATCCGCGAAATTCGAACAACCCTTCAGGACAACGGTTTGGAGATTTCCAATGTAAATGCCTTTATGCACCATGCTGATGGGGACACCTATCATCCTTCCTGGATAGAAAACGAACCGAAACTCAGGGAAAAACGGGTGAATTATACATTGCGGTGCATCGAGCTGGCAGCGAAACTCGGCGCACGGAATATTTCCACCGAACCTGGCGGACCGTTGGAAGACATGACACGAGAGAAAGCGCTGGACCTGTTCAGACGCGGACTGTCTGCAGTAGAGAAGAAAGCCGCGGACAATGGAATCCGCATCCTGATCGAACCAGAGCCGGGTCTTCTCATTGAGACGAGCAGCCAATTTCTCGAATTTTTAGCGGATCTGAATCCGGAAGTATTCGGACTGAATTTCGATGTGGGCCACTTCTACTGTGTGGGGGAAGATCCCTCATTTCTGATAAAAAGCATGGCTCATGTGGCTCATCATTTCCATCTGGAAGATATCGCACCCAGCCGGGTACATCATCATCTAATGCTTGGGGAAGGAGCAATCGATATCCATAATGTACTGAAAAGTCTTGATGATATCGATTACAATGGATTCGTGACAGTGGAGCTCTATACGTACGAACATGCCGCCGACGCAGCAGCGCGAGAAGCCTTTCGATACCTGCAAGAATGGAGACAGCATAATCAAATACATTAA
- a CDS encoding sugar phosphate isomerase/epimerase family protein — translation MPVLFGMKLSFSTNAFVRRSIVQAVESIAAIGYPGIELLADSPHLYADSVSESELSKLASVLDRTGLEVANINANTAVGYYGRDFWEPLFEPSIANPDPDLRRWRLDYSKKCIDMAQVLNARCVSLTSGKLVPGTPPDESLGLLIASLEELVTYAEKKAIRIGIEYEPGLIVECCEELAELLDRIDSPYLGANLDLGHSHVLKEDSRAVLRTLGKRVFHVHIEDIRKRKHYHLIPGTGDIDFPNLFAGLRSIGYTGFTTVELYTYPHEPETAAEQAFRYLFPILDRTT, via the coding sequence ATGCCCGTACTTTTTGGCATGAAATTGTCGTTCAGCACAAATGCATTCGTTCGCCGGTCAATTGTCCAGGCTGTTGAATCCATAGCGGCAATAGGATACCCGGGTATCGAACTGCTTGCAGACAGCCCGCATCTCTATGCGGATTCGGTATCGGAATCGGAACTGAGTAAGCTCGCATCCGTTCTGGATCGAACCGGTCTGGAAGTCGCCAATATCAACGCCAATACCGCTGTGGGATATTACGGGAGAGATTTCTGGGAACCTCTATTCGAGCCTTCCATAGCAAACCCCGACCCTGACTTGCGGCGATGGAGACTGGATTATTCCAAGAAATGTATCGACATGGCCCAAGTGCTGAATGCTCGGTGCGTCAGCTTAACCTCCGGAAAGCTGGTTCCTGGAACTCCCCCCGACGAATCCCTTGGTTTGCTTATCGCTTCCCTGGAAGAACTCGTCACTTATGCTGAGAAGAAGGCCATCCGAATCGGCATCGAGTACGAGCCGGGCTTAATCGTGGAATGCTGTGAAGAATTGGCTGAACTGCTGGATCGCATTGATTCCCCGTACTTAGGCGCAAACCTCGATCTGGGACATAGCCATGTGCTGAAGGAAGACTCCCGAGCCGTGCTGCGCACCCTGGGCAAACGAGTGTTTCACGTGCATATTGAAGATATTCGCAAGCGAAAACATTACCATTTAATCCCGGGCACTGGAGACATTGATTTTCCGAACCTGTTCGCAGGTCTTCGATCAATCGGGTACACGGGATTCACAACGGTCGAATTGTACACGTACCCTCATGAACCGGAAACCGCGGCTGAACAGGCTTTTCGTTATTTATTCCCCATTCTCGATCGTACAACATGA
- a CDS encoding carbonic anhydrase yields MTDLAMTAHEALQTLTEGNAKFACESVERPNQCRIRRMVTSEKGQKPFAAVLACADSRVPVELIFDRGIGDIFVVRVAGNIAGPTETGSLEYAVEHLGVRLIVVLGHSGCGAVRASAQAVEHQGSVGSIVRKIIPVVQKTKEENPDLAENELLQAIERNNIWQSIEDLLSHSAVLREHLKSSHIGVVGAYYDIATGHVEWMGQHPLHPDIL; encoded by the coding sequence ATGACCGACCTCGCGATGACTGCTCATGAAGCTCTGCAAACCCTTACCGAAGGTAATGCGAAGTTTGCGTGCGAAAGCGTTGAGAGACCTAACCAGTGCAGAATCAGAAGAATGGTGACATCCGAAAAGGGCCAAAAGCCTTTCGCAGCCGTACTGGCGTGCGCGGATTCGAGAGTACCTGTTGAACTTATCTTCGATCGGGGAATCGGAGACATTTTCGTCGTACGAGTTGCCGGGAATATTGCAGGTCCCACGGAAACCGGCTCACTCGAATATGCAGTGGAACATCTGGGCGTACGGTTGATCGTGGTGCTCGGACATTCCGGCTGTGGAGCCGTTCGAGCGTCGGCACAGGCCGTAGAGCACCAGGGCAGTGTGGGCAGCATTGTGCGGAAAATTATCCCTGTCGTGCAAAAGACAAAAGAGGAAAACCCGGATCTTGCAGAAAATGAGTTGCTGCAGGCTATCGAACGGAATAACATATGGCAATCAATAGAGGATCTGCTCTCGCACAGCGCAGTACTGAGGGAGCATCTGAAATCCTCACATATAGGCGTTGTCGGCGCATACTATGACATTGCAACCGGTCACGTGGAATGGATGGGACAGCACCCTCTTCATCCTGATATCCTATGA
- a CDS encoding response regulator, whose product MTNDGESSSRIKLLLVDDEEAYVRILAKRLTRRNFEVTTAFSGVAGIQAARKEDFDVAVLDLKMEDVDGIEVLKVFKRMAPDMEVIMLTGHGSEQAAREGIQFGAFDYLTKPCELEDLIMKINEASGKHRQSSE is encoded by the coding sequence ATGACGAATGACGGGGAATCAAGTAGTCGCATAAAATTGCTTCTCGTTGACGATGAAGAAGCGTACGTCAGGATACTTGCGAAGCGACTTACACGAAGAAATTTTGAAGTCACCACCGCATTCAGCGGTGTTGCAGGAATTCAAGCCGCTCGTAAGGAAGACTTTGATGTCGCTGTCCTGGATCTCAAGATGGAGGATGTAGACGGAATCGAAGTGCTCAAGGTATTCAAGCGGATGGCTCCGGATATGGAAGTAATCATGCTGACCGGTCACGGCTCTGAACAGGCGGCCAGAGAAGGTATACAATTCGGAGCCTTCGATTATCTGACTAAACCCTGCGAACTGGAGGATCTGATTATGAAGATCAATGAAGCCTCCGGCAAGCACAGACAGAGTAGCGAATAG
- a CDS encoding sensor histidine kinase: MNDDQNQHYYKSLTRRIIVTMVVVSIIPLLLISGTIRYFFQVSYQEKVQDHLKVLIKKHRQNIDTFLNEKLANIKELSESYTFEQLSNEAVLAERLKVLQEVYGRSFVDLGVVNEEGIQIAYAGPFRLRLADYSKAPWFNAALKNETYISDVFPGKRGIPHFIVTVLNNYAGKKWILRATVDFDSFNSLVENLRMGETGFAFILNRKGELQTKPRTEIVASTEPYASFLTSNEAVGEDVLLTEMPGKSGQEVIYVLSRLKNGDWILAFQQTAEDAYSALYTARRIALVIFALGVLCIVAVAVILTRRVVMRIMTADKEKQMLNERVIEAGKLASLGELAAGIAHEINNPVAVMVEEAGWIQDLLEEEDLKDSKNLEEFKQSLKQIRVQGVRCKEITHKLLSFARKTDPRPRDVQLNELVDEVVNLCQQRARYATVKINTELDPQLPQVHASPTEMQQVIMNLINNSLDAIDGRGGVVEVKTSTKDDYVVLEVADNGPGIPEAYLPRIFDPFFTTKPVGKGTGLGLSICYGIITKMGGKISVSSAIEMGTTFHIRIPIHG, encoded by the coding sequence ATGAACGACGATCAGAACCAGCACTATTATAAGTCTCTCACGAGGCGGATCATCGTCACTATGGTAGTGGTCTCTATCATACCTCTGCTGCTCATTTCGGGGACAATACGCTACTTCTTCCAGGTTTCCTATCAAGAAAAAGTCCAGGATCACCTGAAGGTGCTGATCAAAAAACACCGACAGAATATTGACACGTTTCTCAATGAGAAATTGGCAAATATCAAAGAACTGAGTGAGTCGTACACTTTTGAGCAACTCAGTAACGAAGCTGTACTTGCGGAACGGCTGAAAGTCCTCCAGGAAGTATACGGCCGATCCTTTGTCGATCTGGGAGTAGTCAATGAAGAAGGAATTCAAATCGCCTATGCGGGGCCGTTCAGGCTGAGATTGGCCGACTACTCCAAAGCTCCATGGTTCAACGCAGCCCTTAAGAACGAGACGTATATCAGTGACGTCTTTCCCGGCAAGAGGGGAATACCTCACTTCATCGTGACAGTCCTCAACAATTATGCCGGAAAAAAATGGATACTGCGAGCGACCGTGGATTTTGATTCGTTTAACTCGCTGGTAGAAAACCTTCGCATGGGAGAGACGGGGTTCGCATTCATCCTGAACAGAAAGGGTGAACTGCAGACAAAACCTCGAACTGAAATTGTGGCCTCTACCGAGCCGTACGCAAGTTTTCTTACGTCAAATGAGGCAGTCGGTGAGGATGTCCTCCTGACTGAAATGCCAGGCAAGTCCGGGCAAGAAGTGATCTACGTGCTGTCCAGGTTGAAAAATGGGGACTGGATACTTGCTTTCCAACAAACTGCCGAAGATGCATACTCTGCTTTGTACACTGCAAGGAGAATAGCCCTGGTCATATTCGCTCTTGGCGTTCTCTGTATCGTAGCTGTAGCGGTTATTTTGACCAGACGTGTAGTGATGCGCATCATGACTGCAGACAAGGAAAAGCAGATGCTTAACGAGCGGGTCATCGAAGCCGGAAAGTTGGCATCCCTTGGAGAACTTGCCGCAGGAATTGCCCACGAGATAAACAATCCGGTTGCTGTGATGGTGGAAGAAGCAGGCTGGATTCAGGATTTACTGGAAGAAGAGGATCTCAAGGATAGTAAGAACCTCGAGGAATTCAAGCAATCCTTGAAACAGATTCGGGTACAGGGAGTCAGATGCAAGGAGATCACTCATAAGCTCCTGAGCTTTGCGAGAAAGACCGATCCCCGCCCCAGAGACGTGCAGTTAAACGAGCTTGTTGACGAAGTCGTGAATCTCTGTCAGCAGAGGGCTCGCTATGCAACCGTAAAGATTAACACAGAGCTCGATCCCCAATTACCTCAGGTGCATGCCTCACCCACGGAGATGCAGCAGGTTATCATGAACCTTATCAACAACAGCCTGGATGCTATCGACGGCAGGGGAGGGGTTGTAGAGGTAAAGACCAGTACAAAAGACGACTACGTGGTCCTGGAGGTGGCTGACAACGGACCGGGTATCCCCGAAGCCTATCTTCCGAGAATATTCGATCCCTTCTTCACCACCAAGCCGGTAGGAAAGGGAACAGGATTGGGACTGTCAATATGTTACGGAATTATTACCAAAATGGGAGGGAAGATCAGCGTAAGCAGCGCAATAGAAATGGGGACCACTTTTCACATTAGGATACCGATACATGGCTGA
- a CDS encoding response regulator, protein MDIVDTRLLIVDDEEGFVSALSRRLSARGIDVYSASNGEEGLTRLSDHPEIDIVLLDVKMPGIDGIETLRQIKRTHPLVEVIMLTGHATVESAIDGMKLGAFDYLMKPCELEELASKLAQAKAKKTAHQAKILEATGKELRKQRGA, encoded by the coding sequence ATGGACATAGTAGATACCAGGCTCCTTATCGTGGATGACGAAGAAGGATTTGTCTCCGCGCTTTCCAGGAGACTATCTGCCAGAGGAATTGACGTTTATTCTGCATCCAACGGCGAAGAAGGTCTGACCAGACTAAGCGATCATCCTGAGATCGATATTGTCCTCCTGGACGTCAAAATGCCGGGAATAGACGGCATTGAAACGCTCAGGCAGATTAAACGCACGCATCCTCTCGTAGAAGTCATCATGCTTACGGGACATGCGACAGTCGAATCCGCTATCGACGGAATGAAGCTCGGTGCTTTCGACTACCTCATGAAGCCCTGCGAATTGGAAGAATTGGCGAGCAAACTAGCTCAGGCAAAAGCAAAGAAAACGGCTCATCAGGCGAAAATACTGGAAGCGACCGGGAAAGAGCTGCGGAAGCAGAGAGGGGCTTAG
- a CDS encoding CBS domain-containing protein, producing MPHSRPVSELMIPRNQWPQIRAEAEVAIAIKLLRIISEEEKLEHGQTTPLVLDENFNLLGFVHLVDLLKSVRHLCEKANEPCDLDRATTPVKDLVTPFAGSVAPNDSILKALDIMMDNRISLVPVLENGKLEGVVKLSDIFNLVAALLFDAPDPQERHTLMRDYRF from the coding sequence ATGCCGCATTCGAGACCTGTTTCAGAACTCATGATTCCCCGTAACCAATGGCCGCAAATACGTGCAGAAGCTGAGGTGGCCATAGCGATAAAACTACTGAGGATTATATCTGAAGAGGAAAAGCTGGAGCACGGACAAACGACTCCCCTGGTCCTGGACGAAAACTTCAACCTGCTTGGATTCGTTCATCTAGTGGACCTCCTGAAAAGTGTGAGACATCTCTGCGAGAAGGCCAACGAGCCCTGTGACCTGGATAGAGCGACGACTCCGGTGAAAGATCTGGTAACACCCTTTGCGGGCTCGGTTGCTCCAAATGACAGCATCTTAAAAGCCCTGGATATTATGATGGATAATCGTATATCCCTTGTGCCGGTGCTTGAGAACGGAAAGCTTGAGGGAGTAGTCAAACTCTCGGATATTTTTAATCTTGTAGCAGCATTGCTCTTCGACGCACCCGATCCCCAGGAACGGCATACTCTCATGCGGGATTATCGCTTCTAA
- a CDS encoding response regulator: MIANVLLVDDEAPFVEALAKRLEKRGVTISTAMSGPEALEKLKEKPNLDIVVLDVKMPGMDGIDTLKAIKAERPMVEVIMLTGHATVESAIEGMKLGALDYLMKPCEMEILMAKLQEAKAKKTRQEDKIAEARAMNIALRRGD; this comes from the coding sequence ATGATCGCTAATGTGCTGCTTGTAGATGACGAGGCCCCTTTCGTAGAGGCCCTTGCAAAAAGGCTTGAAAAAAGAGGTGTAACGATTTCTACCGCAATGAGCGGACCCGAGGCTTTGGAGAAGCTGAAAGAAAAACCGAATCTCGACATCGTGGTCCTGGACGTGAAGATGCCGGGAATGGATGGTATCGACACCTTGAAGGCAATCAAGGCGGAACGTCCCATGGTTGAAGTTATCATGCTGACCGGCCATGCAACGGTCGAGTCCGCAATTGAGGGAATGAAGCTCGGGGCCCTCGATTACCTGATGAAACCTTGTGAAATGGAAATACTTATGGCCAAGCTTCAGGAAGCCAAAGCAAAGAAGACCCGGCAGGAAGACAAAATCGCTGAAGCCCGCGCCATGAATATCGCCCTGAGGCGTGGCGATTAG